The DNA region CAGAAAATACATTGCAGTATAGTTCCCCAGTAGTTTTACCCACAGCATAGGGTGATAAAGGGTTAACTGGATCATCTTCACTAAGCGGCAGTGATTCTGTATCTCCGTAAACAGCCGAAGAAGAGGCAAGTACTACCTTTTTAACATCTGTATTTTTTGCAGCCTCAAGAACTTTTAATGTCCCGGTTATATTGACTTTATTTGAAATAAAGGGGTCATCTACACTTTTTTGAACGCTGGTAACGGCTGCCTCATGGAAAACATAATCGGCACCGTCAAAAATTTCTTCTAAATTAATTGAAGTTATATCCCCCAGTGTAGTGTCAATTTTAGAAATATTAAAGTGTTTTATATTTTCTATATTTCCAGTTGATTGATCATCAATAATAACGACCAGATTGTCTTGGCTAAGTTTTTCGACAAGATGTGATCCAATAAATCCGAGACCGCCTGTAACTACAACTTTTTTATTTTTCATAGGTATTCCTCTAATAGATATTAATGTTTAAACTGAACTTCAAGTTACACTCACGTTTAGATTAAGCGAACGATAGACGTTTTGAGTATCCGGTAATTTATATAATAAAAATTTTACATTCTGGTTTCCAGCAGGAAGATTAAATTTGAATGGAATTTCTTTTTGTTCACTATTTGTAAGGGTAATGCTTTCATTTTTTAAAATAGTTTGATTATTTTTTACCACTAACTGGTATGTAGTATTTGCATATTCATGATTTACAATACCAATAATCATATTTCCACTTTCGCCGGCAGTTAAATTAGTTGGGTAATCACCTGCTTTTTCATTAGGTCCTAAAATGTAAAATTCGGTGAATTTTTCGCCAGGTTGTGGAAAAACGGCAATAT from Methanobacterium bryantii includes:
- a CDS encoding SDR family oxidoreductase; the encoded protein is MKNKKVVVTGGLGFIGSHLVEKLSQDNLVVIIDDQSTGNIENIKHFNISKIDTTLGDITSINLEEIFDGADYVFHEAAVTSVQKSVDDPFISNKVNITGTLKVLEAAKNTDVKKVVLASSSAVYGDTESLPLSEDDPVNPLSPYAVGKTTGELYCNVFSEIYGLPTISLRYFNVFGPRQDPNSQYAAVIPIFIDKILKNESPIIYGDGEQSRDFVSVKNIVAANIMAAESKLTGAFNIGLGKSTTINQLFLMIKEIIGIDIQPIYEKERPGDIKYSLADISKAKSMGYDPKADFKEELKETVEWFKKVLS
- a CDS encoding DUF1616 domain-containing protein, translated to MSKFNLDKPISIILIIALIIAVVATIYIAVFPQPGEKFTEFYILGPNEKAGDYPTNLTAGESGNMIIGIVNHEYANTTYQLVVKNNQTILKNESITLTNSEQKEIPFKFNLPAGNQNVKFLLYKLPDTQNVYRSLNLNVSVT